One genomic window of Clostridioides sp. ES-S-0054-01 includes the following:
- a CDS encoding isochorismatase family protein, which produces MDNLLNELEALKSNLNNLPTEKIENYDLDKTALFIIDVNNGFARQGALYSPRVESLIKPIEMFTKKISNKLNRVIAFTDSHTPKSIELLSYPVHCLENDVESELVDELKSIENLQILPKNSTNGFFALENLDFDDIDNIIIVGDCTDICIYQFAITLKSYFNQHNVEKNIVVPMNLVDTYDIPNVHPADILNLVFFNSMIQNGINVLKEIH; this is translated from the coding sequence ATGGATAACTTATTAAATGAACTTGAAGCTTTAAAAAGTAATTTAAATAATCTACCTACAGAAAAAATAGAAAATTATGATTTGGATAAAACTGCTTTGTTTATAATTGATGTTAATAATGGTTTTGCAAGACAAGGAGCTTTATACTCTCCTAGAGTAGAGTCTTTAATAAAGCCAATCGAAATGTTTACAAAAAAAATATCAAATAAATTAAATAGAGTAATAGCATTTACTGATTCTCATACTCCTAAGTCTATAGAACTTTTGAGTTATCCTGTTCACTGTTTGGAAAATGATGTAGAAAGTGAATTAGTTGATGAGCTTAAATCAATAGAGAATCTACAAATTCTTCCTAAAAATTCTACTAATGGATTTTTTGCATTAGAAAATTTGGATTTTGATGATATAGACAATATAATTATAGTTGGTGATTGCACAGACATATGTATATATCAATTTGCAATAACTCTAAAATCCTATTTTAATCAACACAATGTTGAAAAAAATATAGTTGTACCTATGAATTTAGTAGATACTTATGATATACCTAATGTTCATCCTGCGGATATTTTAAACTTAGTATTCTTTAACAGTATGATTCAAAATGGAATTAACGTATTAAAAGAGATTCATTAA
- a CDS encoding LD-carboxypeptidase — protein MLGIIAPSGPLRNTSLEEIKFNLESYGYEVKFSESCSLNYKGYLAGNDDIRARDIEDMFLDKDVDMIMCLRGGYGTTRILDKINYDIIKQNPKSFIGFSDITGLNLAFYKNCGILPYHGIMAANVGKWDEFTYKSLVNALEFKDYLYLENPKEEKIYTVCEGKAEGIIMGGNLSLIIATMGTKYEIDAKDKILFIEEIGESQYKLDRMLTQLYSSGKLEECNGIIFGDFKDCIEENDLIELLMEFAKKVNKPSIYNLQSGHCIPMITIPLGRMCELDATEKIVKLKK, from the coding sequence ATGTTAGGAATAATTGCGCCATCTGGGCCATTAAGAAATACAAGTTTGGAGGAAATAAAGTTTAATTTAGAAAGTTATGGTTATGAAGTTAAGTTTTCTGAAAGTTGTAGTTTAAATTATAAAGGTTATTTAGCTGGTAATGATGATATTAGAGCAAGGGATATAGAAGATATGTTTTTAGATAAAGATGTAGATATGATTATGTGTTTAAGAGGAGGTTATGGAACAACAAGAATATTAGATAAAATAAATTATGATATAATAAAGCAAAATCCAAAATCATTTATAGGTTTTTCTGATATAACAGGTTTAAATTTAGCTTTCTATAAAAATTGTGGCATTTTACCATATCATGGAATAATGGCAGCAAATGTAGGTAAATGGGATGAATTTACCTATAAATCATTGGTAAATGCCTTAGAATTTAAAGATTACTTATATTTAGAAAATCCAAAAGAAGAAAAGATTTATACTGTATGTGAAGGTAAAGCAGAGGGAATAATAATGGGAGGAAATTTATCCTTAATAATTGCCACAATGGGAACAAAGTATGAAATAGATGCAAAAGATAAAATTCTGTTTATTGAGGAAATTGGAGAATCTCAATATAAACTGGATAGAATGTTAACACAACTATATTCTTCAGGAAAACTTGAGGAATGTAATGGTATAATTTTTGGAGATTTTAAAGATTGCATAGAAGAAAATGACTTAATAGAACTACTAATGGAATTTGCAAAGAAGGTCAATAAACCTTCTATATATAATCTTCAATCGGGACATTGTATCCCAATGATAACTATTCCTTTGGGTAGAATGTGCGAATTAGATGCTACAGAAAAAATCGTTAAATTAAAAAAATAG
- a CDS encoding DUF3867 domain-containing protein — MSDDRIIDFNELKNKVKDSDVDKFEQYIYNLYFSVMDGKMSMAEFSRKIFDYMRDNNISQEKFMKIQKQFMERYGMDTEEVEKQLRNFGIDPSAAGFMSNNTSSKVSTEDLESFKKSAGFYEKYGEKIQPKSCITTFLKNDLNDINVIIDQEKIMLCSDKKINLMDSELNEFLLEYKNMFNKKIKVVMCETTNKYDY; from the coding sequence ATGTCTGATGATAGAATAATAGACTTTAACGAACTAAAGAACAAAGTTAAAGATTCTGATGTAGATAAATTTGAGCAATACATATATAACTTATATTTTTCTGTTATGGATGGAAAGATGTCTATGGCTGAGTTTTCAAGAAAAATATTTGATTATATGAGAGATAACAACATATCTCAAGAAAAATTTATGAAAATACAAAAGCAATTTATGGAGAGATATGGTATGGACACTGAAGAAGTAGAAAAACAACTTAGAAACTTTGGAATCGACCCTTCTGCAGCAGGTTTTATGAGTAATAATACTTCCAGCAAAGTATCTACAGAAGATTTAGAGTCATTTAAGAAGAGTGCAGGATTTTATGAGAAATATGGTGAAAAAATTCAGCCAAAGAGTTGCATAACAACATTCTTAAAAAATGATTTGAATGATATTAATGTAATAATAGACCAAGAAAAGATAATGCTTTGTAGTGATAAAAAAATAAATCTTATGGACTCAGAACTAAATGAGTTTTTATTAGAATATAAGAATATGTTTAATAAAAAAATAAAGGTAGTAATGTGTGAAACTACAAATAAGTATGACTATTAA